One genomic segment of Bacillaceae bacterium S4-13-56 includes these proteins:
- a CDS encoding FxsA family protein: MFRWLLLFILVVPACEIGIFVWAGGIIGPWWVIALIILTGILGAYLAKVQGIETLTRARASLSYGQIPQEEIIDGICILVGAVVLLTPGFITDAIGFLLLFPVTRRPIKIWMKQIIRKMLDRGTITIIR; encoded by the coding sequence ATGTTTCGTTGGTTATTATTATTTATACTTGTGGTTCCTGCCTGTGAGATTGGTATTTTTGTTTGGGCTGGAGGAATTATTGGACCTTGGTGGGTCATTGCTCTCATTATTTTAACAGGGATTCTTGGGGCTTATCTTGCAAAAGTGCAAGGAATCGAAACTCTTACCAGGGCTAGGGCAAGCTTAAGTTATGGACAAATTCCCCAAGAAGAAATTATAGATGGAATCTGTATTCTAGTTGGAGCAGTTGTTTTGCTTACCCCAGGTTTTATTACAGATGCAATTGGTTTTCTTCTCTTATTCCCAGTAACTAGACGCCCAATTAAAATTTGGATGAAGCAAATAATCCGAAAAATGTTAGATCGCGGAACAATAACGATTATAAGATAG